GATCATGGTGGAGGGGTCGCGCTGGTATCCGGTGATGTAGAGGCCTTCGGGCGTGGCGCTGGCGCCGCCCACGAAGGTCGAGTCCGAGGAGCCCAGGCTGTCGTACCTCCACCGCTCCGCGCCCGTCGCCCCGTCGTAGCGGGCGATGGAGAGCTTCTGCGCGTAGGGGTAGGCGTTGATTTGGTGGGTGCCCGCCAGGTAGACGTCGTTGTAGGACACGGCCAGGCTGGCCCCAAAGTAGCGGTCGGCGGAGTGGTATCGCCGCGTCCAGATCACGCCGTCGGTGCCGGGGTCCAGCTTTCTGATGCACCGGTCGCTGCCGCCACCCGCGCTCAAGATGAAGCCCGCCGTGTACAGCGCCCCGTACTCGTTGGTGGCGACCGGGCCCGAGCACAGGTCGGAGAAGCGGGTCCAGAGGCGCGTGCCGTCGCGGGTATAGCCGGAGACGGCCCCCTTCCCGTTGATGGTCTGCGACACCCAGACGAGGTTGCCGTTGGGCTCCGCCGCGACCCCGTCCACCTCGTCGGAGCCGGTGGTGCCAATTTGGCGGGTCCAGGCCACCGCTCCGCTCGGGGTGTACTTGCGGATGAAGCCGTCGTACCTCCCCTGGTAGCTGCCCTTGAGGCTGCCCGCCGTTCGCCCCACTACGTACACGTTGTCGTAGCGGTCGGTCGCAATCTGATAAACGAGCTCTTGGTCGGAGCTGCCCAACTGCCGCCCCCACACCAGGTTGCCCGCCGCGTCGTACTTGGCGAGGAAGGCGTCCTCGTCCCCCTCATTCGAGTCATACAGGGCGCCGCGGGTGCTCCCGGCCATGTACACGCCCGCGCTGTATTTGCGACCGCGCTGCCCTCGTCACCGCTGCGGGTGCCGGACTGGGGGGTGAGCACCGCGGTGGCTTTCATGTCTGGGGCAGGGGTTTGGGTCACCTGCGGGGCGACGGGTTGGCCGCAGGCGCTCAGCAGTCCGGCCAGCAGCAGCAAAAGGCGGTTGTTCTTCGTCATGATGTCTCTCCATCTGGAGCGGATAAAACGGTGGGCCTTGGAACCCTTCCACTCAAGCTCTTGCGAGGCCCCCCGGTGGCTCTGGCTGACCGGTTCAGCGGGCGGAATGGTCGTGCGTGGCCGTCGCTGCCGCCGGGCAGGTCACCAGCGGGTTCCAGTTGGCGAAGAGTTCCAGCGGGTTGTGCTGCCAGGCCCACAGGTGCAGCGCGTAGAACGGCTGGGGCAGCAGCGTCGTGTTCAGTGAGAACTCCCGACCCAGCAGCGTGGGGGCGGCCTTGTGGCCCGCGTCGTGCCAGGCCTTCTGGAACACGATGTACTCCACCCCGACCAGCCGCAGCGACCCGTCCGCCCGGGGCTCATACATCAGGGCCTCGGGCCGCAGCGGGTCGAGGCGCGGGTCCCCGATCAGGGCGGCGTTGGTGTAGTGGACGCCCTGCGCGCCCTGGCGACCGCTCATACAGTCCATGAACTTCCCGTAGCCCGCCGCGAGCGCGGCGTTCACGTCCTCGAAGGGCGCCACCGCGGCGCGAATCTGCACGAGTTGCCCCAGGGTCGGCTGCGGGGCGTACGGGGTTATGGCAGCGGCGGCGGATGCGAACAGCAGAACTCCAGATGTGAGCAACACATGCCTCATGGTGGTCCCTCCTCAGCAGGTATTCGTTCCCTCGCCCGCGTCTTCGGCGAGCCGATGGAACGACAACCCGCGCCTGGTGACGGTCCTCTCCCGAAGCACCGGGCCGCCCCGGTGCCTGCCCTGTCGCCGTTGAGAGTCCTTACCCTCCGGGGTCGGCCCGGCGACCACGCCACCCCCGCCTCAGCGGTAGAAGTACGGGTCGAGGACACTCACCGGCGTGATGCGGTCCACGGGGAGGCCGTTGCGCTCGGCGGCGCGGCGGATGGCCCCGGGGTCCGGGCCGTCGTAGATGCAGTAGGTCTGCCGATGATCTCCCGTCACGTAGGAATGCACCCAGGTCACGCCCAGGTCGGCGTTGTGGTCCACCACGTTCAGGCAGGCGGTGGCGCCCTCGGCCGTCATGGGGATGTGCAGACCTTCCGGGAATGTCCGTTCGACCAGGTAACGCGGCATATGTTCCTCCTGTGTCCCGGACGTGGAATTGGGGTCGTCCGGGGACACGTGCAGCCTGAGGCCGGGCTGGTTAAAAGCTGGTCAAAAAACCGGGCGGGGTGGGCCACCCGGGGGGCAAGGCCGCGCGGTTCAGGAAGTGCGGGCGCCGTCGGCCCGAACCCGAGGTGAACCCCGCCGCGCCGGACATCCCGCTGTTCCCGATGCCCACGTCGTCCCGAGGGGTTCGGCAGCGTGACGCTCCAAAGCTGGCGCTGGGAACTTCGAACCCTGCTCGACCCCGGGAACAGCAGCTAAGATGGGATCGTCAACGCGTCGCAACCAGGGTTGACGCCCTGGGAAATTGGCGACCCCTCGGAGGTGCGGGGTGCGGAGCGAGCTGCAAGCGGGCCTGGTCAGAGGACTCGGGGCGGTGCGGTCCCGGCGGGTGGGCGTGGCCCTGGGCCTGTGGGGCGAGCCGGGCATCGGCAAGACCTTTCTGGCAGACGCGGTGCTGGGCGCCGTGGGCTGCGCCTGCTACCGCGCCCACGCCACGCAGGACCTCGGGGCGCTCGCGCTGGCCCTGCCCCGCGCCGGGCGGCTGCCGGGCTGGGCGGCGGGGCAACTGGCCCGCCTCGCGCGGGGCGAGACCCTGGACGCGGCGGCGGGCGTGAACACCCTCGCGGCGGCGCTCTCCGCCCTGGCCCCCTTCGTGCTGCACCTGGAGGACCTGCACGAGGCGGGACCCGAGCCGCACGCCCGGATCGTGGAGCTGGCGCGGGCCGTCAGGCGCAGCCCCGGGGTGGGCCTGCTGGTGACCAGCCGGGGCGAGCCGCCCGCCCCCTTCACGGGCTACCGCCTCCGCCCACTGGGCGGGGACGAGCTGGCGGCGCTGCTGGGGAGGGAACTCGGGGCCGAGTTGCCCGGGCAGGCGACCGCCTGGATCACGGACCGCACGGGCGGCAATCCGCTGTTCGCCCTGGAGTTCCTGCGCTACCTGAGCCGCCAGGGCTTCCTGTGGAGCGACGGGCGGCGCTGGCACTGGCGCGCCCCCGGGAACGGCTTCGTGCCCGCCACGGTAGAGGCCCTGATCGCCTCGCTGTATGCCGGTGCGGCGCGGGACCCGGACGAGCGGGCGGTACTGGAAGCCCGCGCCCTGCTGCCCGCCGGGCTGGAGGCCGGGGAGCTGGAGGCCGTCTGGGGGCCGCTGGCCGGGCTGGAGGGCGGAGCGCTGGGTGAGGCCCGGCGGCGCCTGGAGGCCGCCGGACTGCTGCGGGGGGACCACTTCGCCCACCCGCTGTTCGGGGAGGTGATCGCGCGCGAGCTGACGGGGGAACGCCGCGAGCACCTCGCCCGGCAGGCCCTCCCGGTGCTCGCCCGGGTGAACCCCCTGCTGGCCGCCGAGCTGCTGGAGGCCGCGCGGCTCCCGGACGCCGAGGCGTTGGCGCTGCTCGACCAGGCCGCCGCCCAGGCGAAGGTGGCGGGGCAGGGGGTGCGGGCGGGCCGCCTGCTGGCCCGCAGCGTGACCTGGCGCCACGGGGCGGACCGCGCCAGGGTCGCCCTGGAGGCCGCCCGGCTGCTGTACGACACTGACTACGGCGAGGTGGTGCGCCTGCTGGAGCTCAGCCTGGAGGCCGAGCCGGACAACGCGGAGGCGCTGTACTTCCTGGCCGAGTGGCGGCTGCTGGAGCGGGCGGGCCACGCCCCGGACGCGCTGCTGGCCCGCCTGCCCGAGACGGAACGGGCCAGTGCCCGGTGGTGGTCGAAGTGGATCAAATTCCACTTCCTGGCCGGGGCCTGGCCGGAGGTGTTGCGCCTGTGGCAGGCCCACCCCGGGTTCCACGCCGGGGCTCCGGCCATGACCGTGCACGATGTCGCCTTCGCCCACCTGCTCACGGGGGACCCGGCAGGGGTGCTGGCCCTCACCGGCCCCGCCCTGGAGCGCCCGGACCTGGGGCCGCTGGAACGCTGCGACCTCTGGAACGTCCAGGCCTGCGCCCTGTGTGAATTGGGCGAGCTGGACACCGCGCTGGAGGCTCTTGGACACGCCATCGACGTGGGCGGCGCGGAGGGGGCCACCGTCTGGCTGAGTTCGTACCTGTTCAACCGGGCGGAGGTGCTCGCGCGCACCGACCAGCCCCTGGACCGGGCCATCGCCGACGCCGAGGCGTGCGTCCGGTTGCGGGTGGCGCACGGCTCGCCCTACCAGGTGGCGCAGGTCCAGCCGCTGCTGGGGCACCTGCTCACCCTGCGGGGCGACTTCGAGCGGGCCGAGACGCTGCTGCTGGAGACCCGGGCGCTGGGCGAGCGGTCTCCCGCGGGGGACGCCCTGCCCCGCTGCCTGATCGCGCTGGCCGAGCTGTACCTGGAGTGGGACCCCCCGCACGGCCCGGTGCTGGCCCGCCGGGCAGCGGCGGCGGCACTGGACCTCGCCCGCGCCCCGCAGAACGTCGAGCTGCTGCCCGAGGCGCTGGAGGTGAACGCCGACGCCGCCCGGCGGGCGGGCGACCCGCAGGCCGCCACCCGGCTGCTGGCCGAGGCGGGGGCGCTGATCGGGGGGAGAGCCGCCCCTTCCGCTCAGGCCCGCCTGTGGCGGCGGCAGGCCGGGCTGGAGGCGGAGGCTGGGCGGGTGGACGCGGCCCGGGCGCTGCTGGAACGGGCGCTGACCCTGGCCCGCACCCACGGACCGGCCCGGGAGGCCCAGCTCTGCGGGCTGGCCCTGGACCACCTGCGGGGCGACGCCGCCGGGGCCAGGGCGCGTCAGGCCTGGTTCGAGGCCCGCGGCCTGGGGGCGCTGGCCGCCCGGGCGCGGCGCCTCTTCCCCGAACCCGCCGCGCCGGACGTGCCGGCCCCGCCCGCCCTGCGCCTGAACGTGCTCGGGCCTCCCACCCTGGAGCGCGGCGGCCAGCGGGTCGTCTACCGGGGCCGCAGGAGGACCGAACTGCTGGCCTGCCTGCTCGAAGCGCGCCTCGCCGGGAGGGCGGAGCTG
The genomic region above belongs to Deinococcus aerius and contains:
- a CDS encoding DUF4242 domain-containing protein, with the protein product MPRYLVERTFPEGLHIPMTAEGATACLNVVDHNADLGVTWVHSYVTGDHRQTYCIYDGPDPGAIRRAAERNGLPVDRITPVSVLDPYFYR
- a CDS encoding SBBP repeat-containing protein, which codes for MAGSTRGALYDSNEGDEDAFLAKYDAAGNLVWGRQLGSSDQELVYQIATDRYDNVYVVGRTAGSLKGSYQGRYDGFIRKYTPSGAVAWTRQIGTTGSDEVDGVAAEPNGNLVWVSQTINGKGAVSGYTRDGTRLWTRFSDLCSGPVATNEYGALYTAGFILSAGGGSDRCIRKLDPGTDGVIWTRRYHSADRYFGASLAVSYNDVYLAGTHQINAYPYAQKLSIARYDGATGAERWRYDSLGSSDSTFVGGASATPEGLYITGYQRDPSTMIFGAFVTRFSKDAFWSWSKTIAGDPSPSNYGTFGFGIATRVVRGGVNGQSPLLPDPFPSTFDVTQVYTTGYTYADLGAGHEGNKDAFLRRLTGDTGATVWTK